The region GCGAGCGGCGCGGACGCGGTTATCACCGGCAATTGGGGCAACGATCTGACGCTTTTGGTCAAGGCGGCACGAGAGCAGGGCCTGGACACCAGGTTTTACACTTTCTACGGCAACAGCCTCGGCGCGCCTGCCGCGTTAGGGGACGCCGGCGTCAGGCATGTGATCGCAGTGGCCGACTGGCACCCGAACGCCGGAGGTGCGGCCTCCGATGCCTGGTACGCGGCGTTTCGCGCCCGTTTCCCGGCCGCACAGGACGACTACCCGGTGCTGCGCATGCCGTTGATGATCGAAACGCTTGCCGCGGCGATGAGCCGCGCCGGCAGTGCCGACCCGACGGCTGTCGCCCGGACCCTGGAGGGGATCAAGTTCGACAACGGCTTTCACGCCTCGTGGATGCGGGCCGATGACCATCAGCTGATCCAGCCCCTTTACGTGATGGAGATGGACAAGGCCGGCACGCCGGGCGTCAAGTTCGACAACGAAGGTTCAGGCTACGGCTTCCGCACGGTGCTGGCTTTGCCGCCCGAGCGCACGGCGCCGACGACCGTATGTAAGATGAAACGGCCGTAAAGCGGGCTCCGGGCCAACCCGAACCGCCCACGATCCGGCCCGGCACAGCAGGGTTCGCGGCCGGATTGGGCTGTGCTACAATACGCGTCCCGTTGTGTGGCATGGCTAAAAGTATGCGTACACGGGTAACCCACGGCACGGCCTTTCTTCCGTGACCGCCTGTCTAGTTCTCAAGGAAATCGACATGTCCGCAGTTGAAACAAGCAAGAAGTCCGAAGTCGTTGCGCAATTCGCACGCGCAGCTAACGACACCGGCTCCCCCGAAGTTCAGGTCGCGCTGCTCACGACCCGCATCAACGAACTGACCGTTCACTTCAAGGCCCACACGAAGGATCACCACAGCCGCCGCGGTCTGCTGCGCATGGTGAGCCGCCGTCGTAAGCTGCTCGACTACCTGAAGGGTAAGGACGCGGATCGTTACCGCGCACTGATCGAGAAGCTGGGTCTGCGTAAGTAATCGGCCAGTCGTTCAGCAAGATGCCTGTGTCAGTTCCACTGATACAGGCATTTTGTTTTTGCACGGTGCGCTTCATGTGATGCGCGCCGCCTGCCGGTCGCGGTAGCGTGACGATTCATGCGGCGGCTAGTAGGGAAGCAGCAGTAAGAAAGTAGCAAAAAAGCAGAAATACGGCCGGGCTTCAGGGCAGAGCTTTGTGTCATTCCAGCGGTTCGCGCGCGTACATCACGTAAGGCGTGGTTCTCTGGAATGGCATAACACTACTCTTCCCGTGTGGCGCCGGTCCTGGCGTTGCCGCGCCGCTTCTGGTCCGCGCGGCATAACGAAGAGGAAAAGCAATGACTATGTTCAATAAGATCGTCAAGGAATTTCAGTGGGGCCAACATAAGGTTCGCCTCGAAACGGGCGAAATCGCTCGTCAGGCGAGCGGTGCGGTGATCGTCGACGTCGAAGACACCGTTGTGCTGGCGACTGTGGTCGGCGCCAAGACCGCCAAGCCGGGTCAGGACTTCTTCCCGCTGACCGTCGATTACCTCGAAAAGACCTACGCTGCAGGCAAGATCCCCGGTGGTTTCTTCCGCCGTGAAGGCCGCCCGTCGGAAGGCGAAACGCTGATCTCGCGCCTGATCGATCGACCGCTCCGCCCGCTGTTCCCGGAAGGCTTCTACAACGAAGTCCAGGTCGTGATCCACGTCCTGTCGCTGAACCCCGAAATCCCCGCTGACATCCCCGCGCTGATCGGCGCGTCGGCGGCGCTCGCCATTTCCGGTTTGCCGTTCAACGGCCCGGTCGGCGCAGCACGCGTGGCCTACATCAATAACGAATACGTGTTGAACCCGACGCGTCCGCAGATGAAGGAATCGGCACTCGATCTGATCGTCGCCGGTACGGAACGCGCGGTGCTGATGGTGGAATCGGAAGCACAGCAACTGACCGAAGAAGTGATGCTCGGCGCAGTGGTGTTCGGCCACGAACAAATGCAGGTCGCGATCGACGTGATCCACGAACTGGTTCGCGAAGGCGGCAAGCCGGAATGGGACTGGAAGCCGGCTGCCAAGAATGAGCCGCTAATCGCCCGCGTGTCGGAACTGGCGCAAGCCGAACTGCTCGCCGCTTATCAGATTCGCGACAAGCAAGCCCGATCGGCCAAGCTGAAGGAAGTCTACGCAGCGACGTCGGCCAAGCTGGAAGAAGAAGCAGCGGCAGCCGGCACGGTTGCAGCGGACAAGGCTAGCGTCGGCAACGTGCTGTTCGACATCGAAGCGAAGATCGTCCGTACGCAGATCCTGAACGGCGAGCCGCGTATCGACGGCCGCGACACGCGCACCGTGCGCCCGATCGAAATCCGTACCGGCGTGCTGCCGCGTACGCACGGCTCGGCACTGTTCACGCGTGGCGAAACGCAGGCTATGGTGGTCGCAACGCTGGGCACCAAGGGCGACGAGCAGAATATCGACGCGCTCGAAGGCGAGTACCGCGAACGCTTCATGCTCCACTACAACATGCCTCCGTTCGCGACCGGCGAAACGGGCCGCGTCGGTTCGCCGAAGCGCCGTGAAATCGGTCACGGCCGTCTGGCCAAGCGCGCGCTGGCTGCATGCCTGCCGAGCGCCGACGAATTCGGCTACTCGATCCGCGTCGTTTCGGAAATCACCGAATCGAACGGTTCGTCGTCGATGGCTTCGGTGTGCGGCGGCTGCCTCGCCCTGATGGACGCCGGCGTGCCGATGAAGGCGCACGTCGCCGGCATCGCGATGGGCCTGATCCTGGAAGGCAACAAGTTTGCCGTGCTGACCGACATCCTCGGCGACGAAGATCACCTCGGCGACATGGACTTCAAGGTGGCGGGTACTGAGCAAGGCGTGACCGCCCTGCAGATGGACATCAAGATCCAGGGCATCACCAAGGAAATCATGCAGGTCGCCCTCGCGCAAGCGAAGGAAGGCCGTATGCACATCCTTGGCAAGATGACCTCGGCGGTGTCGGGTGCGAACACGGTGCTGTCGGACTACGCACCGCGCATGATCACCATCAAGATCAATCCGGAAAAGATCCGCGACGTGATCGGCAAGGGTGGTTCGGTGATCCGCGCGCTGACCGAAGAAACCGGCACGACGATCGATATTTCGGACGACGGCGTCGTCACCATCGCCAGCACGAGCAGCGAAGGGATGGCCGAAGCGAAGAAGCGTATCGAGAACATCACGCTGGAAGTCGAAGTGGGCCAGGTCTACGAAGGCACCGTGCTCAAGCTGCTCGATTTCGGCGCGATCGTGAACATTCTGCCGGGCAAGGACGGTCTGCTGCACATCTCCGAAATCGCCAACGAGCGTATCAAGGACATCAACGACTACCTGAAGGACGGCCAGCAAGTGAAGGTCAAGGTTATCCAGACGGACGAAAAGGGCCGCGTGCGCTTGTCGGCCAAGGCGTTGCTGAACGACGCCGCGAACGGCGCGCCGCAAGGCGAGCCGACGCCGCAGTAATGCTGTAGTAAGGCGACGGCCGGCAGCGCGAATGCGTGCCGGCCGTTTTTCATGAAGGGTGCAGGGTGGATTGCGTTGCAAGCAGGCGCAAGCGGGTGCAAACCGGCACAAACGGGTACTCTGTCTGCATGAAGCGCTTCGTCGCAGTTCTGACGATTTCCGCCACTTCCTGCCAGTAGGCAACGCAATCCAATCTTGGAGTAGACGCAAATGAAAGCGATCGAAATCACTGAATTCGGCGCGCCTGAAGTCCTCAAGCTGGCGGAGCGGCCCATGCCGCAGCCGAAAGCGGGCGAGGTGCTGATCAAGGTGGCGGCATCCGGCATCAACCGTCCGGACGTGTTCCAGCGCAAAGGGGGTTACGCGCCGCCGCCGGGTGCTTCGGACCTGCCGGGGCTGGAAGTGGCGGGTGAGATCGTCGGCGGCGCCATCGACGAGAAGAATAATCCGTTTGGTCTGAAAGTGGGTGACCGCGTGTGCGCATTGCTCGCGGGCGGCGGCTACGCGGAATATGCGACCGCGCCGCTGCTGCAGTGCTTGCCGGTGCCGGCTGGATTGTCGGATGTCGAGGCGGCTTCGCTGCCGGAAACATTCTTTACGGTGTGGAGCAATGTGTTCGACCGTGCGCAACTCGGCAGCGGCGAAAGCGCGTCGAACGAGACGCTGCTGGTGCAGGGCGGCTCCAGCGGCATCGGTGTGACAGCGATTCAGATCGCGCATGCGCTGGGTTTTCGCGTGTTCGCCACGGCCGGATCGGACGAGAAGTGCCGTGCGTGCGAAGCGCTCGGTGCGGAGCGTGCGATCAACTACAAGACTGAGGATTTCGTCGAGGTCATCAAGTCGCTGACGAACGATCGCGGTGTCGATGTGATCCTTGACATGGTGGCGGGCAGTTATGTGCCCCGTGAGTTGACCGCACTGGCCGACGGCGGGCGCATCGTGCTGATCGCCTTGCTGGGCGGCGCGAAAGCCGAGTTGAATCTGAGCGAAGTGCTGCGCCGCCGTTTGACGGTGACGGGTTCGACGTTGCGTCCGCGGCCGGTCGAGTTCAAGGCGAAGATCGCCGCGCAATTGAAAGAGCGCGTGTGGCCACACCTTGAAGATGGCCGCATCAAGCCGGTGGTGCACCGTGTGTTTCCGGCCGCGCGGGCCGCCGAAGCGCACGCGCTGATGGAGAGCAGCACGCACGTCGGCAAGATCGTGCTGACTTGGGGCCAGGACGCTTGACGCGGCCAGTTTGACCCGATCCACCCCACGCAGTAAAATTGCGCGTTTTGCGCGCGCCGCATGAATCCGAAAGGCGGGCTAAATAGCGCGAACTAGGCGCAAACCAAGTCCGCCGCCAAGACAAGACGAGACGATGTCGAAACAACGAGCCAAGCTGGTAGTCGGTAACTGGAAGATGCACGGGCGCCTCGCCGAGAATGCGACGCTGTTGCAGGCAGTGGCGCAAGGTGCGGCCGAATTGCCGGCTGACGTGCGCGTCGGTGTCTGCGTGCCGTGCCCTTATCTCGCGCAGGCTCAATCACTACTGGAAGGTAGCAAGGTCGTGTGGGGCGTGCAGGACGTCTCCGCATTCACGCATGGGGCCTATACCGGCGAAGTGGCTGCGCAAATGGTGGTGGATTTCGGCGCCACGCTCGTGATCGTTGGGCACTCGGAGCGCCGTGCTTATCACCGTGAAAGCGCAGAGTTGGTTGCGGTGAAGGCGCAGCGTGCACTGGAAGCGGGTTTGACCCCGATCGTGTGTGTCGGCGAAACGCTCGAAGAGCGTGAAGCCGGTTCGACGGAGCAGGTAGTCGGCGCGCAACTGGATGAAGTGTTGGCGAAGCTGTCGGTGGATGACGCGGCACGCATCGTCGTCGCGTATGAGCCGGTCTGGGCGATTGGTACCGGCAAGAGCGCTACATCGGATCAGGCGCAGGCAGTGCATGCGTTCCTGCGTTCGCGTCTGGCGACCAAGGGCGCGGCGGTGGCGGATGTGCCGGTGTTGTATGGCGGCAGTGTGAAGCCGGAAAACGCGGAAGAATTGTTCCGCGAGCCGGATATCGATGGTGGCCTGATCGGCGGCGCGTCGTTGAAAGACCAGGATTTCCTGGCGATCTGCAGGGCGGCGGCCGCGACGAGCGTCGCTGGTTAAGCGGGGCGCCTTGGCGAGGATGACCCAATCCCGCGCGGCACACATTGTGTGGCGCGGTTAAATAAAGACTCAGGTGAGTGTGATGCTGTATTTGAAAACATTGATTATCGTCGTTCAGCTGTTGTCGGCACTTGGGGTCATCGGCCTTGTCTTGCTGCAACACGGCAAAGGCGCCGATATGGGCGCTGCTTTCGGTAGCGGCGCATCGGGCAGTCTGTTCGGCGCGACCGGTTCGGCAAACTTTTTGTCGCGTACCACGGCCGTGCTCGCGGCCGTGTTTTTTGTAACCACATTGACGCTTACATACCTCGGCGCGTATCGTGCAAAACCGTCCGCAGGCTTGCTGGGCGCGGCTGTGACTGCGCCTGTCGCGCCTTCCGCTGCGTCCGCGCCGGCCGGCGGTTCGGCAGTATTGCCGGCATCGGCTGCGTCCGTCCCGGCTACGGATGTGCCGAAATAAATTTTCGTTAAATGTGCTTTGGTGCGTTGAACAAACTGTTTAAACCAGTTACAATCTAAGTCTTGAAGCGATTCGCGGGTTTTATAAGTTGTTTTCCCGGATTGCAGTTAGTGCCGACGTGGTGAAATTGGTAGACACGCTATCTTGAGGGGGTAGTGGCGAAAGCTGTGCGAGTTCGAGTCTCGCCGTCGGCACCAAATGTTATCTAAATGCCAGCCGCTTGCTTCGCTTCGGCTGGCATTTTCACTTCTGACGCGCGGCTTGCGTTGGGCTTGCGGCATGTACGTTGCCGAAGTGATTTCGCGTCAGGAGTGCTATGCTCTTGGCGGCATTCAGAACCAACCGATAGAGGATAGTCTTGAACCTCGCAGCCTATTTCCCCGTCTTGTTGTTCCTCATTGTGGGCACCGGTTTAGGCGTAGCACTGGTCAGCATTGGCAAGATCCTCGGTCCCAACAAGCCCGATACCGAGAAAAACGCACCGTACGAGTGCGGCTTCGAAGCATTCGAAGATGCGCGCATGAAGTTCGACGTGCGTTACTACCTCGTCGCCATTCTCTTCATCATTTTCGACCTTGAAACCGCGTTCCTGTTCCCGTGGGGTGTGGCCCTGCGCGATATCGGCTGGCCCGGCTTCATGGCGATGATGATTTTCCTGCTCGAATTCCTGCTGGGCTTTGCCTATATCTGGAAGAAGGGCGGCCTCGACTGGGAATGATGGATTAATCGCCGGTTTGCGTGGGTGGCCAAGGCTTGCCGCCCCGTCTGGAGTGGAAAGCAAATGAGTATCGAAGGGGTCTTGAAGGAAGGGTTTGTCACCACTACGGCAGACAAACTGATCAACTGGACGCGCACTGGCTCGTTGTGGCCGATGACGTTCGGTCTCGCGTGCTGCGCGGTCGAGATGATGCATGCGGGCGCTGCCCGTTATGACCTCGACCGTTTCGGCGTGGTATTTCGTCCGAGTCCGCGCCAGTCGGACGTGATGATCGTCGCCGGCACGCTGTGCAACAAGATGGCGCCGGCGCTGCGCAAGGTCTATGACCAGATGGCCGAGCCGCGCTGGGTGATTTCGATGGGCTCGTGCGCGAACGGCGGCGGCTACTACCACTATTCCTATTCGGTAGTGCGCGGCTGCGACCGGATCGTGCCGGTCGACGTCTACGTGCCGGGCTGCCCGCCTACGGCGGAAGCGCTGGTGTACGGCGTGATCCAGCTGCAGGCCAAGATCCGTCGCACCAACACCATCGCCCGTCAATAAGGCCAACGCCTCCCCCACAATATGGCAAGCAAACTCGAGACCCTGAAAGCGAACCTCGAGGCGGCCTTTGGCGGCCTCCTGCTGAGCACCACCGAGGCAATCGGTGAGTTGACGATCGTCGTGAAGGCGAGCGACTACATCAATGTGGCAACGCGTCTGCGCGACGACCGCTCGCTCGGTTTCGAGCAGCTGGTCGATCTGTGCGGCGTCGACTATCAGACCTACGCCGATGGCGCATACGATGGCCCGCGTTTCGCGGCCGTTCTGCATTTGTTGTCGGTGCAGAACAACTGGCGTGTGCGTCTGCGCGTGTTCGCGCCGGACGACGAAGTGCCGATCGTCGCGTCGGTCGTCGATATCTGGAGTTCGGCCAACTGGTACGAGCGCGAAGCATTCGACCTGTACGGCATCATCTTCGAGGGTCACCCGGACCTGCGCCGCATCCTGACCGACTACGGTTTCATTGGTCACCCGTTCCGTAAAGATTTCCCTGTCTCCGGCTACGTCGAAATGCGTTACGACCCGGAAGAGAAGCGCGTCGTCTATCAGCCCGTGACGATCGAGCCGCGGGAAATCACGCCGCGCGTGATCCGCGAGGATCGCTATGGCGGTCTGAAACACTAAGAGAACGCCATGGCAGAGATCAAGAACTACACGCTCAACTTCGGCCCGCAGCATCCGGCTGCGCACGGTGTGCTGCGCCTCGTGCTCGAACTCGACGGCGAAGTCATCCAGCGCGCCGATCCGCACATCGGCCTGCTGCATCGCGCGACCGAAAAGCTCGCGGAAACCAAAACCTTCATCCAGTCCGTGCCGTATATGGACCGCCTCGACTACGTGTCGATGATGGTCAACGAGCACGGCTACGTGATGGCGATCGAAAAGCTGCTCGGCATCGAGGTGCCGGTTCGCGCGCAGTACATCCGCGTGATGTTCGACGAAGTCACGCGGGTGCTGAACCACCTGATGTGGATTGGCGCGCACGCACTCGACGTCGGCGCGATGGCGGTCTTCCTGTACGCGTTCCGCGAACGCGAAGACCTGATGGACGTGTACGAAGCGGTGTCCGGTGCACGGATGCACGCGGCTTACTACCGTCCGGGTGGCGTGTACCGCGATCTGCCTGACGCAATGCCGCAATACAAGGCGTCGAAGATCCGCAATGCAAAGGCGCTGTCGAGGATGAACGAGAACCGTCAAGGTTCGCTGCTCGACTTCATCGACGATTTCTTCACGCGTTTCCCGAAGTGCGTCGACGAATACGAAACGCTGCTCACCGACAACCGGATCTGGAAGCAGCGTCTGGTCGGTATCGGCGTGGTCAGCCCGGAGCGGGCGCTGAACCTCGGCATGACCGGCGCGATGCTGCGCGGCTCGGGTATCGAGTGGGATCTGCGCAAGAAGCAGCCGTACGAAGTCTACGACAAGCTCGATTTCGACATTCCGGTTGGCGTGAATGGCGACTGTTATGACCGGTATCTGGTTCGTGTCGAAGAAATGCGCCAGTCCACGCGGATTGTGAAACAGTGCATTGAGTGGCTGCGCAGGAATCCGGGGCCGGTGATGATCGACAATCACAAGGTTGCGCCGCCGTCGCGGGTTGGCATGAAGTCGAACATGGAAGAGCTGATTCACCACTTCAAGCTCTTCTCGGAAGGCTTCCATGTGCCGGAAGGCGAGGCCTACGCTGCGGTCGAACATCCGAAGGGCGAGTTCGGTATCTACCTGATCTCGGACGGCGCGAACAAGCCGTATCGCCTGAAGATTCGCGCGCCGGGCTATGCGCATCTGTCCACGCTCGATGAAATGGCG is a window of Paraburkholderia phytofirmans OLGA172 DNA encoding:
- the rpsO gene encoding 30S ribosomal protein S15, with translation MSAVETSKKSEVVAQFARAANDTGSPEVQVALLTTRINELTVHFKAHTKDHHSRRGLLRMVSRRRKLLDYLKGKDADRYRALIEKLGLRK
- the pnp gene encoding polyribonucleotide nucleotidyltransferase gives rise to the protein MTMFNKIVKEFQWGQHKVRLETGEIARQASGAVIVDVEDTVVLATVVGAKTAKPGQDFFPLTVDYLEKTYAAGKIPGGFFRREGRPSEGETLISRLIDRPLRPLFPEGFYNEVQVVIHVLSLNPEIPADIPALIGASAALAISGLPFNGPVGAARVAYINNEYVLNPTRPQMKESALDLIVAGTERAVLMVESEAQQLTEEVMLGAVVFGHEQMQVAIDVIHELVREGGKPEWDWKPAAKNEPLIARVSELAQAELLAAYQIRDKQARSAKLKEVYAATSAKLEEEAAAAGTVAADKASVGNVLFDIEAKIVRTQILNGEPRIDGRDTRTVRPIEIRTGVLPRTHGSALFTRGETQAMVVATLGTKGDEQNIDALEGEYRERFMLHYNMPPFATGETGRVGSPKRREIGHGRLAKRALAACLPSADEFGYSIRVVSEITESNGSSSMASVCGGCLALMDAGVPMKAHVAGIAMGLILEGNKFAVLTDILGDEDHLGDMDFKVAGTEQGVTALQMDIKIQGITKEIMQVALAQAKEGRMHILGKMTSAVSGANTVLSDYAPRMITIKINPEKIRDVIGKGGSVIRALTEETGTTIDISDDGVVTIASTSSEGMAEAKKRIENITLEVEVGQVYEGTVLKLLDFGAIVNILPGKDGLLHISEIANERIKDINDYLKDGQQVKVKVIQTDEKGRVRLSAKALLNDAANGAPQGEPTPQ
- a CDS encoding NAD(P)H-quinone oxidoreductase — its product is MKAIEITEFGAPEVLKLAERPMPQPKAGEVLIKVAASGINRPDVFQRKGGYAPPPGASDLPGLEVAGEIVGGAIDEKNNPFGLKVGDRVCALLAGGGYAEYATAPLLQCLPVPAGLSDVEAASLPETFFTVWSNVFDRAQLGSGESASNETLLVQGGSSGIGVTAIQIAHALGFRVFATAGSDEKCRACEALGAERAINYKTEDFVEVIKSLTNDRGVDVILDMVAGSYVPRELTALADGGRIVLIALLGGAKAELNLSEVLRRRLTVTGSTLRPRPVEFKAKIAAQLKERVWPHLEDGRIKPVVHRVFPAARAAEAHALMESSTHVGKIVLTWGQDA
- the tpiA gene encoding triose-phosphate isomerase, which encodes MSKQRAKLVVGNWKMHGRLAENATLLQAVAQGAAELPADVRVGVCVPCPYLAQAQSLLEGSKVVWGVQDVSAFTHGAYTGEVAAQMVVDFGATLVIVGHSERRAYHRESAELVAVKAQRALEAGLTPIVCVGETLEEREAGSTEQVVGAQLDEVLAKLSVDDAARIVVAYEPVWAIGTGKSATSDQAQAVHAFLRSRLATKGAAVADVPVLYGGSVKPENAEELFREPDIDGGLIGGASLKDQDFLAICRAAAATSVAG
- the secG gene encoding preprotein translocase subunit SecG; this encodes MLYLKTLIIVVQLLSALGVIGLVLLQHGKGADMGAAFGSGASGSLFGATGSANFLSRTTAVLAAVFFVTTLTLTYLGAYRAKPSAGLLGAAVTAPVAPSAASAPAGGSAVLPASAASVPATDVPK
- a CDS encoding NADH-quinone oxidoreductase subunit A; translation: MNLAAYFPVLLFLIVGTGLGVALVSIGKILGPNKPDTEKNAPYECGFEAFEDARMKFDVRYYLVAILFIIFDLETAFLFPWGVALRDIGWPGFMAMMIFLLEFLLGFAYIWKKGGLDWE
- a CDS encoding NuoB/complex I 20 kDa subunit family protein, which produces MSIEGVLKEGFVTTTADKLINWTRTGSLWPMTFGLACCAVEMMHAGAARYDLDRFGVVFRPSPRQSDVMIVAGTLCNKMAPALRKVYDQMAEPRWVISMGSCANGGGYYHYSYSVVRGCDRIVPVDVYVPGCPPTAEALVYGVIQLQAKIRRTNTIARQ
- a CDS encoding NADH-quinone oxidoreductase subunit C, translated to MASKLETLKANLEAAFGGLLLSTTEAIGELTIVVKASDYINVATRLRDDRSLGFEQLVDLCGVDYQTYADGAYDGPRFAAVLHLLSVQNNWRVRLRVFAPDDEVPIVASVVDIWSSANWYEREAFDLYGIIFEGHPDLRRILTDYGFIGHPFRKDFPVSGYVEMRYDPEEKRVVYQPVTIEPREITPRVIREDRYGGLKH
- a CDS encoding NADH-quinone oxidoreductase subunit D codes for the protein MAEIKNYTLNFGPQHPAAHGVLRLVLELDGEVIQRADPHIGLLHRATEKLAETKTFIQSVPYMDRLDYVSMMVNEHGYVMAIEKLLGIEVPVRAQYIRVMFDEVTRVLNHLMWIGAHALDVGAMAVFLYAFREREDLMDVYEAVSGARMHAAYYRPGGVYRDLPDAMPQYKASKIRNAKALSRMNENRQGSLLDFIDDFFTRFPKCVDEYETLLTDNRIWKQRLVGIGVVSPERALNLGMTGAMLRGSGIEWDLRKKQPYEVYDKLDFDIPVGVNGDCYDRYLVRVEEMRQSTRIVKQCIEWLRRNPGPVMIDNHKVAPPSRVGMKSNMEELIHHFKLFSEGFHVPEGEAYAAVEHPKGEFGIYLISDGANKPYRLKIRAPGYAHLSTLDEMARGHMIADAVTIIGTQDIVFGEVDR